From the genome of Solanum dulcamara chromosome 12, daSolDulc1.2, whole genome shotgun sequence:
CTCTTGAATAGAAAGTAAGCAGAAATTACTCGCCTGAAGGCTTAGTTGTTAAAGGCTCAAACATAAAGACTATGTTCATCTGAACTGTCTAACTTGAACGCTCAAAATGAGAGTTTTACTACTCAAGTCATTGAGCTCAAAGAGAGAATGTTCAAAACTCATGTTGAAGCAGATGCTCGATTAACCCTTGTCCTTCAATCCCTTATTCCTAAGCCTCCTACTATCTGAACTCCCATCTATGTTCTTTTCATGTCCTTTTGATTGTTTCTTTTAGTTGGCATTGTCCAGTTTTTCTTGTATTTTGTTTGTAGTATTTTGAATGTTAATATTTGATGATCAATGAATGTTTTTCCTTGTGTCTACTGGTTGTTCTCattactttatgcatctttACTCATGCTCCGTGTTGTCCTAGTGGCCATGAATTTGTCTAAACTACTTACTTTTCACTTGGTTTACTTTTTTTTGTGATGACAAAAGGTGGAATATATTGTACTTAGGGTATGGGATCAGTTAGTGATATAAAGACTGTGTATGAGGACCTAATTCGATTGAATGGGGGAATTGGTTGACGGAGGAACTGGTTGATAGGGGGAACAAGTTGAATGTTGAAAATAGGAATATAGTGTGTCATtatcaaaaaaggagaaaatattaTTCTGAGGTTTTGATGACTTAATAAACTATGGGATATAATAGGGAACCTGATTCCATGAGAGAATGAGGGTTCTGCTACATGAAAAGGACAATTATAAAAAGTATTGCAACCATTACCACTACTGCAGTGATTGGTGTGCGTCTGCACAACAACAGTACTCTCATCCAATGACATTGCTTTGAAAGATTTTTATCTATTATATATTGGCTCCTCACAAATGACATAACCTAGTTTTTGCAGTCCAGAAGAATCACACATAGCAAAAGTCATTCTATGAAGAAATAAGTTCTCTCAACAACAAGGAACCTAATAGAATTATCTTTATTCTTAGTTGTTATTCGAGATATTATTTTTGTGCTTATTCACGGTAAGATCTATTCCTAAGCTATAAAGGAGTTAGATCCATTTGAGTCTTTCTTCATTATTCTGAGTTGTAGCTAGAGTTAACTATGTGAAGTCTTGAATTCTATATCAACAAAGTTATTGGTGTAATGGACAATAGAGGTATTGCTTAGTTTTACGGAAAATGGATTAGAGTTTAATTCCTAAATTGCAAGAGCTTGTTATCTGGATCTTTGCTCATTGAAGTTAATGGAGTTGTGTTGAAATTCTATGAGACATGTCGTGGTTTTCTCCTCCCTTGAGCAATGTGGTTTCTACGTACGCTCTTTTGTTCCTTACTTTAAGTCTTTTACATTCCGCACTtttcttgatgagttaagaGACCTCATGATCCATTGATTTGTGTTGGATTCATATAAGTTACACTGTTGGGAGTACCATTCCTGAATTGACTTTGTACTGCGCGATCTGAATTTAGTTGGGGCTTCAATATGGGCTCCGGACAACGGGtgagaaatcaaaaaaaaaatcttcatgGGGTAGCTATTAATTGAATATGACTATACAAGTAACTATGTTAGGTAAAGTTACGCCAACTACTCATATAGCAAATTTAATAGGCATAATGCATAAATAAGACATTTAAATTTAGTTtcaattgataaataaaatacttaaattTTGAGTATGTATATTTAGAAAGCTCAATTTATTTTCACGTTACttataaaatgattatttaaaTACATTCAAAATTTATGTGCCATAAAATATGATGGGAAtgcattaaattatttaattgctaattaaaattaaattacaatatctaaATATACACTCTTAAAATTATATTGCTTACTTGTCaactaaaatcaaaattaaatatatattaaatgagTAGTTAGCAGCGTAAGTTACGTAACTACCGCATGATATCAACGTATCTATAAACAATAGAAATACATATTTTACGAAGTCTAAAcattaaggggtcgtttggtggagtatattaataaaattaatgtaTGTATTAATTAGGTGTATTAGTAGTACCTTGTTTGGTACActtttttatgttatgtataattaatgctTGCATTATTTATACACTCTATTGTGTATCAAGGTGTGTATTACTAATATTATGGATTTCTACGTATTAATAATGCAAGGagatttaatgcatgcattgcCATGATTAAAGACCCAATTACTCCTCAAAATCCTTTTTACATCTTTTCTACCATAATTGTTgaagatatttttgtaaaaaaatatttttatgcaatgcatgctaTTTTCAATACACTaaaccaaacaatgcataagaaatattcTATCTATAATTAATGtaagcataactaatacaagcCTTACTAATATAAGCATTATTAATATACTCTATTTAGCATTTTTTTTATACACTCTATCAAACGACCCCTAATAGTGTTTTCTGAAAAGATAGTGCATGCAAATTTTAATCTTTGTGAAATTAGAGATATTCTCTCCAAATGATCCTAGAATCAAGTACAACTAAACAAATTAgatgtgaaaagaaaaaaaaggcaacgatgaaaaccatgataattaataaaaaaaacagtACATAACAGTCAGAAAAGGAGTAATAAGATCAGCAAAATAGCGTGAAAACCTAAATGTAATAAATAACAGATATCAAAAGCAAGAAATTATATGTATAATGCTAATACTTACGACATACACGGTATTCTAAACTACTATCGAGCTTAATCCTATCgaaaatcaagacaatgctCAATTAGCTACTAACCTTCTGCCCTAACCTGCGACCTTCATACTCTCTTATCTAAGGCCATGTCCTCAGTAAATCGAAATTGTGTCATGGTATATCTAATCACTactctctaatatttttttggccTACTTCTACTACTCTTCTTACCATATATGCAATATCTCACACCTCTTCGTTGAAATATATGtgcatctcctcttcacatgttcaAACTATCTCAATTTCACTGGAGGTCACTCACGTTGATATTCCTAATCTTATCTTACTATagatcataaaaatatatactactactaTCACAAATATATATAAGCAGAGTCAGAATTTAAACTTTCTAAATTcacttttttttggattttttttttgaaactttccGGATTCTAAATTCTGaaatagcaataatattttgtgttattatttttatatttttaaaaaataattaatataaatataaaatttaaactaaAGGTATGGATTCCTCCCCAACGCTAACCTTCTGGCTCCTCTTGTGTGTTCACCTGATCGCTAAAAACTCATTTAGTTAGTTGCCTGCATGCTTTCAATATGCCAACTTTCACTTTCAGATAATTACTTactacattttttttgttttcattataACTACCAGTACATAGCTTATTATAggcttttaattaattttatatatctcAATTCATTGACTATGTATACAACTAGTTAAATTATTCAATACCGTAAACATGTccaatccaagaaagtttgcaATCTATACGTGCAATCCCTAAACATCGTCAAAGGTCTTATTTCATTGATCAAAACACATCTTTATATCCTTAACACAAAAAAGAGAAACTATAGATTACAAATGAACACCAACACACAAAGcttcaaattaaattaattaatgtgAGTAATGCAGTACCATAACATTATACTCAACAACAGCATCCCCACTGGTAGTATTGAACCAATAAGTCTTCGCGGTGGCGATTCCCTGAGCCAACCGAAATACTCCAGAACCACCAATGATCGGCATCTCACGGTACTGGTTAAATACTGGGTTCCGACCAAGTACACTCAATGTACTACCGTTATATTTACCAGTTGTGAACACAAAGTTGAGGGTCATGAGAAGGGCAGCCTCATTTTGATCAGCTGAACCATAAATCCCTTGGGCTCGACCCACTATTGTCGAGTTGAGCTCTGGTCCAACTGTCAGTGGATCGTCTATCATTGCAACAGAACCGAAGAAAGTTGGGGATTTGGCAGTCATATTGGACTGGGCTATAGTAATTGCAGTTGGATTTTTTCCGGTAACTATGTCGTGAAAATAGAAATGAAACTTAGATACCTTTTGCTTTGCATGAGGAAGCTTATGGAACCATTTTTCAACAGCCTTTGGTCCTAATTCAACACTTTGAGCCATTGGCATGGCCATAACAACTATAAAGCAAATCAATGAAACTAGGCTTGTTTTTTCCATCTCTCAATTTCTCCCACTTATTTACTTGAGAAAGAATGCAATAAGTGTATACAAGGTTAATGAATATTTATAGAGGACAAGAGTTTGGTTGTCTATAAAAACAAATTTAGTCAAAGTAGGGATGCATTTTACGTTTCATGGTAATTAAAACTAGTTGGTCAAAGAACTTGTCAGTTACACACATtattatagatttttttttatttatttacttttattgtTAGTTTGTGTTCAAGACAGTAACGTACAAAAGTAAAGTAAATTGGAAAGGTAGAAATAAGAAattcttaaaaagaaaagaataaatattcaAGACTATTAAATTCattgtgtgtccttaaggaatttaatttaCTGTACTTGATGTTATGGATTAGTTTTTTTCAGGATAAAACGGATATAAACTTCAGTAACTTTAACGAACTCAAAAGTTAGCAACAATTCACATGAAGACTCGatttttatttgtaagaaaatagCAAAAAAAGTAAATTCAATGTAAAAAACTGAGGAAAACCTCACTACATATAGCCAACGATCTGGGTTGAAGAGATGAGAATTCACTTGTTCAGAATAGAGGTGGTGTATGTTGGAAGAAAAATGTTTGTTTGCAAGGAACATATACTTAATTAATTGatgagaataataaataaattttatataaaaaattatcaatcaatcaaagtcaAACAAGAACAACGGTTGCGCGAAGGAAGACCTCTTCTAAACTCTTTAATAACTAGACCAGGTATTTCTTATTAAAAGTATAAAAGATTTCATCTTCACCACCAATAAAAAAGAAatgcattttatttttcttccattttctcAATTCACATTACCCCCTTTCTTCTAAGGCTTACCGTAGAAAATATCCAACAACTTTTACCTTTACTTTAataaaaattgagagagaagaaaaaataatagtactaaattaagatcaaataataaatataatttagtcaaattatttttaattgctAATTATTTAAGGAATGTGTCCTTTGGGAAGATGCCTATACAGCTCAGGTATGTGTTGTCTCTAAAACGCATTTAATTAATTTGCACGTTGCAGGCACGTCTATTTAATTTCTCGTACGATTTCGGTTACGATAATTAGTTTGACAACAATATGTAATCATTTTTTGTTTCGGACAAATGTTATCAAACTCTTGCAAGTGATCCTATATATTCCCTCCTTCTAAATTTAtttctcttgttttttttaatttgttttaaaaaatattttttatatatatttttgataattttttaattctattttttcaCATGATATGCATGTTTGAAGCCATaaaattaaaggatattttaatataattgacatatctttaatttaagagtacaaaatataaattttttctttactttttaaaattttatttcaagttAAAACTAGATAAATGAATTGAAACGGATCGAAGGTATGTATTATGTACAATTGTGAACTTTCTGGTTGGAATTACATAAACTCTAGCTACATTTATGAACATTCTCTAAGAAAAAAGTTCGACATAATTAGGGGTTGTCATGAATTAAGTTTAGCGCCGATACTATATTTAACTACTATCAAGTTGCCACGAGAATTCTTTTATATATGGCGACTTTTCTTCTTTCTGTTGGGACTTTAGCCGCTTTAAAATCTCATTTCTTGTATTGAATTCCAATTATAACAATAAGAAGTAAACGACGATCAAATAGAATTAAGCCACGAAGAAAGACCTATAGGACATATGGAGATTAAGTGGGCTTTGGCCataaaaattatgagtatttgaaAAGAGTAATTTTTGTttgtaaagttaaaaaataatatttgaaaattgaaattttatttgtcATGAATACAAAGTTGGAGTTGGTTTTGAATTTTTGTGAGTAATTAAAGTGAAAAGGTGTAAATAACTTTTTGGTGTTTTTCAAATGTAGCGATACTTCTTGTCGTTATGGATGCGCTAATGGTGAAAGAAAGTGAGTGAGAAAAATTCTAGATTTGGGAGTTAAAAATTTCAGGCTAGGCTAGGTTCTGACGATTTTTGAGTGAGGTGAAGCCTACGGCAATCCGAAAAAGAATTGGATAAAATGTCTAAGTTTGGGTTGACTTTTCTGTTACCTAAGACGTTAAGGAATCTGTAGGAGTTTTCGGCAGTAAATTCAAGTGAGTAGAACTCTCGATATCGAACTTGATGTGAAAAAGTTGGTTTGAAACCTCAAGATTcgagggtgtgttgtgaaatgaaCAATTTTTGAGAGATTTCTGAGTTTCCATACATGCAAGTCACTACAGCGCGTGACATGCCGTTGCAATGGGTGTATTTATTCCCGCTATAGAGGGTATTTCCGCTACAGCGGGGGCGGTATAACGGGATTGGGCCGTTATAGCGGGGTTGGTCGCACTTTATCCAGATTAATCCTTAAAGCCGCTCATTATTTCGCAAGAACATTTTGGAAAGTATAGAGACGACCTAGGGTGATTTTCTTCAGTTTCCATCGAAATCATCCTAAAGATAAGTAAATTACTCTCCTAACTTGGTACTTTGATTTCTGGGAAGTAAATTACTCTCCTAACTTGGTACTTTAATTTCTAGACCTTAGAGGTAGTAATTATGGCCCTAGGAGAGGGTTTGACCTCATCctaagatgaaaataattgggTGTAAGACCTTGAGTTATTTATAAAAACGGatattcttgatttatttacTATATTCATGACTAGTATAACTAGGAAATTGATAGTTTTAGGtgaattaatggtggaaaagtCTGGATTAGGTGGGAAGATCATGAGTTTGACCTGAGATTGGAGATTAAGTTATAATCCGAAAATATTTAACCATTTGTGATTGATTGTTATACTTGTGTTGTTATTTCTAGATGAAAATCAAGTTAGAATTCATAACAGGGGGAAGGATTAGCTtcattcgaggtaggtgatagttatttatttttcaagttatataaTGTGTACATGTTAATTGTTTCTGTAGTTTATCTGTACAATGCATGTTGGTGAAAACATAAGGGGTGAATGTGAAATGATATTGTGTTGTCAATCACATATAATGAACATGTTTAATTTGATTGTGGATTTACAAATGTAGTTATTTCATTTTGATTATGACTGTGTGATGTCTGTGGTTCATTGGTTGGCTCTagtactatttctgatacaatTTATCGGTTGGCTCGGGTACTACGCCTGGTACATAATACTATTGGTTGGCTCCGGTACGTACCACGCCCAGTACATGTTAGATTATTCATTGGCTTGGGTACCACGTCTGATACAAATTACTATATGGTTGGCTCGTGTAGCACGCCTGATACATGTTTGATTTTTCATATATGTGTTGGTTCCTTGAGTGAATCAAATttgttccttgtgatgtgtTTATTATGTTGGTTCATGAGTGACCGGATTGTTGTGTTTAAATGGTGGGATGGTTCTTGTGAAGGCCAGGATTGCATGCTAAACACCATAGTTTATGAATGGAATCAtcatgttgatgttgttgtgaTGTTGGAAATGCCTTGTGTGATTGTTAAGTCAGTTTGATAACCAAGAGTCTAGTTTATGTTTGTTGATTTGGTTTATGTATCTGGTTGTCCTGGACTTACTATGTTTTAGTTACTTgcttatatttgtatatttagaGTTGATGATGATCATATCAATACATTGTTGGTTTTGTGTATTAATACTACACCTGcttttttttgttgagtacaggacaTATTCAAGTGGCTGCTTTGCAGGGGCGACTCAACATAATGTGAGGCCTAAAgcaaaattttaattagaagcctaaaatttaaataattcaatctcatatttatttatttaaaattatttttctaattttatcaATTCAATGTTGAAAAACATCCTTTTACTGAGGCAATTGTTATATGAATTCTTAACATAATTCTATAAATAATAAGTTGACAAATTTTAAATAACGATAAGTGTTAGAACCATAAAATATGATTCAAGAAGTTGATAATTTGGTATACCTCACTTTAATGTGTTTGTTGTAGTGCTTGAAAATTTACGAagaaataaaatagataatttataATTCACTTTGTTCAATACTTTTTGACTATTGATTCATattttttgacaaaatattacTCTAACTTATCAAAGATTTGAAGAAAGAGAATACAAAAGGAGTTAAAAAAATGTAAGAAGGGAAAAcaacattttcttgatttcttctatttGAATgggattaaagaaaataaaataatatacatatttttattataaataattaatttttatctacaaaaatatacatataatttatttttggtaAAAATCTGAGGCCCTTTAAAATTGGGGGCCTAAGACATATGCCTTATTTTTGTATGCATTGAGCCGGCCCTGTTGCTTTGCGACCTCAATTGTGACATGCACTTCATCTGAATTAAAGGGTGAGCTACTTCTTTCGGGTTGCTGTGGATTCCTTTTTCGTTCTTAGTCCATCTGTTCGACGTagactcttttgctcttttgtTTTGATGTTGCATCTCCGTATTTTAAACTATGTAGAATTTGATACACgactttcaggttctaaggggttattttcataaaatattttctaaagaaTGCTACTTATAGATTTTGGAGTTCTTTTACTTCAAAATGTTGTTTTAAGACTCTTTAGTTGTGCGCATTGGCTTGGATAGTTGATTTTTTCACCGCGGtttagtgtgggtgtcactcacgGGGATTTGAATCGTgacattaaattatttaaaaagttcgaaattcaatttttccaaaattttatggtacaaattttaaaaaataaaaaaatttcttaGCCGTACTCTGTAGAGTTTAGACCATCCATCTTACCAATGCAAGAGGATTCCACTCAAAATACCATTACAGAATGCATTTTCGTGATTAGATCTTATGgagtattatttatattttacttAAATGGAGTGAAATAAGGGCGTTTGCATAAATGCCTAAAATAAACTTCTCGAAATAGGTGTTACTTTAGAAATTCAAGataaaaatttatgttttttttaattatactcTTAATTATATTCTACTTTCTTAATAGTGTTCATTCTcaagaaatatttattaaaaagggATAGTTTAGTAAACTAcacattgtatttattgatttattaatGGAAGcaatttttacttattttgagacttaagaAAGTATTTTTGAATGTTCAGTCaatatgaatataatatatatattctctttCAATTGCAATTAAACATGGAAGATAATCAAATAGTTTCGAAAGGACCAGGAAAGAGAGTTGTTATCGTTTACAATAAGCTTTTTGACTCTTggattatatttattattttcgttCTTAAGTGCAATCAATAAAATAGAAGAACTAATAAATCAAggacataaaaataaatattgcaTGAAGAATATCAtacactattattttttttgaaattattttatactaagAGTAGTGAAAGTAAGGAATGACCTTGAGAATTCAAACCTTCTACCGTCATAAACAATGTTGGTACCCTTGTTGTGATCTACACGATCATCATTCCCACTacatataacattttctgtttaTACAAATTTATGGATTTTCTAGAAAATTGGTTAATTTGTCTCTTAAattaatatacttataattttaaataaataaaaaatacaccTCACATTCACACAGGCATATTCTCTAAACACACAGACACACACTCAAGgcaagggtgtgtttggtaagCATTTTCTCTTGAAAAATAGGTGATTTTCATACTATCATTTTAATAGCTCACCCTGGAGGCAGAATATGAATgacatgaaaatatttgatagatgatgTAAACATGATCTTAGTCACAACATAGATGatacattgtatatatatatagcccaACATAGAGGTATTGGGAAGGCATGAcattttattatatgaatttaaTGATTAATCTTTGAGGAggatataaataaattaagttttcaGTAAAATTGATAGATTTTTGGTTAACTATGACTAGATAACACAGCTAGCAGCCTTTGAGATTCGATTCATGAAGGAGAGGGCTTATATGACTACTGTCCTGCTATAAATTTAGTGGAAGGATGGAAACATAATAGGGAAAAACAGGTCAAATATTTTAACATGGTTCCTAAATTCATAGAAAAGGTTAGGGCTAGTTAGAAAGTAAAACTTAATTAATGGgagaaaaattatatttcaacTGACTAGCTAAATTAAACAGACCTAAGAAAGTACTAATTAGAATTAGCAAAATTAGATTCAGTGATATAGAGCAAAAGGAAGATGAGGTCCTGAAGAAGTTGTACTTGTGTTAGGTCAaaattcaacatatatatactcAAGGAGTGCACCACACTAAAATAAGTGGAACTAGCAATGCTTTCATTAAGTAGTATACAAAGCTTTTGAACACCAGAATGGAAGTAAGACAATATTCAGACACATGTAATAGCAAGAGTCTTATTTGGGTTATGTTAGCTACACTCATTTATCACATATGGAGATCTAGGAATGAAGCCCTATGGAGCAATGTGGTTCCTACGCCACAGGTGATTGCGAAATAGATTTAACATGATAATAAATGCAGGATTTTCAACGTCATAGAGGAAAATAAAATGTACAAGACAAAGATTGAATAGAAGAACTTTATCAATAAGACATTGTACATGGTAGGCAATAAGAGTGATGAGGCTGGTCTGGAGTGCATTCTTAGATctatttgattatattttgatcACTTTGGGGTGTGTACTTGGAGTTTGTGTGGTATAAATAAAATCTATTTGTTTGGCCAAAAAAATAAGGATGGGGTGAGTTTGGGCTAGGAGTTGGGGGAGGTTTTGAGGTGGGGAGTTGCATGGCCAGAGGGTTGGGGGGTTGACTGacggagaaaaataaaaataattatagaatGCTATTTATGAAACTtgtgttttatttattattattttctcaattttaaaaaaaaattatttttttagaaaaagtattttttcaagatattttgaccaatcaatcaaaatatttctgaatatttttctttgtaTCAAATACACCTTAATGAAGTTACTCGGTAGGGCCACAGGGGCAAAAGGGAATATAATTATGTTTGATGTTAACGGGAAAAAAAAAAGCATTCCACTAAATGTTTTCACGTTATTTCAGGGGATCCATGATTAATCGATTGATGGATCTTTCAAACTTGTATTATACTAAGTAATGAATTGTTCTAATTTACACTAGCCAAGTCACAATTAGATTATAGATCATGAGTTGTCATAAAACAGTTCTTAAGTGATTATTCAAATAATCAATTGATGTGTGATTATTCCACTTTAAGTGCTTTTGATTAATTCAAAATCGATCTTTCACAGTCCCATTATATTACCCTAAATTTCCATTTTTTGATTTTGTGTATGGGTGTCAAATGAGCGAGTTTCACTAAATTTGGATCTAATATCTAAACAAAGTGACAAACCCCATAATACAAACAGCAAGAAGACCATTTATCATCCTTCAGAAAAACATATGCTTGATATGCTATATCtcattatgaaaaaataatcaataataTGTTACAACATAGAAAGAAGCCATATATGTACAAACCCCGATGGCAATTAGAGATTTGCAAGAAAACCATGTCCAGACGTATCTCCATGTTGGTCAAGAAATCTTGGGAAAATCAAAGAAACCTTTCCCTCTAGTCATTCCCAAATTATGCACATAGGAAGAAATTGCCAGGCAGTTGTGAAGCTCAAGATCAATCAGCTTAAACGAGAAGGCGAGAACCTCATTCCCTCCATTGCACAAATCAAGTATCAGTTCTGATAGAACTTCCAGTTCTGCAATCAACCTTTCTAATTCTTTGCTAAGACACTATATGAGTCTAAGTATTCTGAATCATGCAACAGGATGTAATGTCCATCCTCTATAGCCTTTATGTGTTCCCCATCGTACCATGTAACAGTTCCTGCATAAACCAATTTAATGTTAGCCGTAGAAAAATACCAGTGCTAGCAGAATGAGCTATTACAGACTCCTTTTGGACTTCTAGAGTAATCGCTTCCAGAGATGCATATCTAGATACGAAAAGTTCATATTCATATTTCAACTTCCCCTATGGTGATATAACATCAGAAGTACACATGTATGCTTCTGTCAAAAACGTGTTCAAGAGGCTTGGTGGTCATCCCAAATGGAATAGCTAGCAAGGATGTCAATATGTCAAATAATGACTAGAATATATTCTCCCTTGGTGACAATGCACCATACTTCGAAGGAACAAAGAAGTAGCAGTAATCACGCCTAGTTTATCATCAGTTTTTTAAAGGAGTGCAACAGAAAGATACGATGACATCCTTGTTTTAGATAATAGGCAGCACAGTATCTAGAATGAACATATATTAATATGTGAGGCTTAGAGCTTCCAGTAAACTTTAGTCTTATCCATACCTGGCAAAGTAACTGGTTCCTGTTCTCTAGTGACATGGAGCATGATTGTTCCTGAAAGTACTGTTATAAATCCACATATTGCAGAAACTATGTCGCTGTCACTTTGTCCTGCCCAGTCCTGCAAAGCGAGATGAATATTCATAATACCCTGTATCATATTCATAGAGGACCATAACAAAGAAGAGCTACAATTGACAGAATACCTTGAACATTATAGCACTTGCGATGATGGTCATGGTGGTGAACATTACATAATATATTGGAGAAACAATTGCAGTGTTGAATGTATCCAGTGCCTATCAAAAGATGTATAGATATCAGAAATGCTTTTAAACTCCCCAGAGGGGACCACCTTAAATGATCCATAAAAAGCATACATGTGATTAACTTTAAAACAAAATTACACATTTCGTGTTAATAGTACATGTAAAGATATGGCACCTGAGcctaactcaacctcaaaagctagctcaaagGAAGGAGGATTGGCCAATTCTTATAAGGGGTCCACTCATCTCATTAACCACCAATGTGGGACTTTTGTCATTCTTCACCAGCCCACCACACGCCTAGTGCTTAGCATCTGGTGCGTGGACAATTTTAATTTCGGGGGCCCAACATTGAGTGAGACGGgtcctgctctgataccatgtaaaaaTATGACACCTGGtactaactcaaccccaaaagctagctcaaagGGAGGAGGATTATCCAAGCCTTATAAGAAGTCCACTCATCTCATTAACCACCAATGTGGGACTTTTGTCATTCTT
Proteins encoded in this window:
- the LOC129877148 gene encoding dirigent protein 22-like, which gives rise to MEKTSLVSLICFIVVMAMPMAQSVELGPKAVEKWFHKLPHAKQKVSKFHFYFHDIVTGKNPTAITIAQSNMTAKSPTFFGSVAMIDDPLTVGPELNSTIVGRAQGIYGSADQNEAALLMTLNFVFTTGKYNGSTLSVLGRNPVFNQYREMPIIGGSGVFRLAQGIATAKTYWFNTTSGDAVVEYNVMVLHYSH